In a genomic window of Mucilaginibacter sp. KACC 22063:
- a CDS encoding Gfo/Idh/MocA family protein — protein MERRAFIKSSAIAAAGFTILPSGSLFAKANGKVRLGYIGVGARGMSHIAEGCLRDDVEIVAICDTQERSLKICREYIAKKGRPTAKEYAGGTDAYKKLLDHKDIDAVIIATPWEFHHSQAVDAMKAGKYVGCEVIAGLTVDEHWDIVHTSEKTGMPYMTLENVCYRRDVMATLNMVRQGIFGELLHVEGGYQHNLRDVLFNDGEHYYGHGLKYGKDALSEAQWRTQYNIDRDGDLYPTHGAGPCIQYLDINRGNRFTSMVSFSSKARGLAAYVEEKAPGNPAAKLNYKNGDITQTMINCANGETVLITHDTHLPRPYSLGFRIDGVKGIWMDVNQSIYIDHQSKQDDEWEPAKPWLEKYDHPLWKKYASDAAGAGHGGMDWFVFNAFIQAVKQKKQTPIDVYDSVTMSVIAPLSTQSLKEGNKTLEFPDFTKGKWNTRKNIFALDDSGL, from the coding sequence ATGGAAAGAAGAGCGTTTATAAAAAGCAGTGCCATTGCGGCTGCCGGGTTCACAATTTTACCGTCGGGCAGTTTGTTTGCCAAAGCAAATGGTAAAGTCCGGCTGGGATATATAGGTGTAGGCGCCAGAGGTATGAGCCACATTGCTGAAGGCTGTTTACGAGATGACGTTGAAATTGTAGCGATATGCGATACCCAGGAACGATCATTGAAAATCTGCAGAGAATATATCGCAAAAAAGGGGCGCCCAACAGCCAAAGAGTATGCAGGCGGCACTGATGCCTACAAAAAACTACTCGATCATAAAGATATTGATGCCGTAATAATAGCAACACCTTGGGAGTTTCATCATTCACAGGCCGTTGATGCCATGAAAGCAGGCAAATATGTGGGTTGCGAAGTAATTGCCGGGCTTACCGTTGACGAACATTGGGATATCGTGCATACATCTGAGAAAACAGGTATGCCCTATATGACACTCGAAAATGTGTGTTACCGCCGCGATGTTATGGCTACGCTTAACATGGTTCGTCAGGGTATATTCGGCGAATTACTGCACGTTGAAGGCGGTTACCAGCACAATTTACGCGATGTACTTTTTAACGATGGCGAGCATTACTACGGGCATGGCCTGAAATACGGAAAGGACGCGCTTAGCGAAGCCCAATGGCGTACCCAATATAATATCGACCGCGACGGCGACCTTTATCCAACCCATGGTGCGGGGCCTTGCATTCAATATTTAGATATTAACCGTGGCAATAGATTTACCAGTATGGTATCATTCAGCAGCAAAGCACGCGGGTTAGCGGCTTATGTAGAAGAAAAAGCACCGGGTAACCCTGCTGCTAAATTAAATTACAAAAATGGCGACATTACCCAAACCATGATCAATTGTGCTAACGGTGAAACGGTATTGATTACCCATGATACACACTTGCCAAGGCCTTATTCTTTGGGTTTCAGAATTGATGGTGTAAAAGGAATCTGGATGGATGTAAACCAGAGTATTTATATTGACCATCAGTCTAAACAAGATGATGAGTGGGAACCAGCAAAGCCGTGGCTCGAAAAATATGACCATCCTTTATGGAAAAAGTATGCCAGCGACGCGGCAGGTGCGGGCCATGGCGGTATGGATTGGTTTGTTTTTAACGCATTTATACAGGCAGTAAAGCAAAAGAAGCAAACACCAATTGATGTATATGATTCTGTGACCATGAGTGTAATTGCACCTCTTTCTACACAATCGCTGAAAGAGGGCAACAAAACATTGGAGTTTCCTGATTTTACCAAAGGGAAGTGGAATACGCGTAAAAATATTTTTGCATTGGACGACAGTGGATTATAA
- a CDS encoding lantibiotic dehydratase — protein MSKVSFFPFLTMRSPAFPVDDYGSCSLQDLLNVSVFRSAIATASPSLFNELLQSNFELQLLSPKAKLSVEKYANRMHYRATPFGLFAHVSSVKWGQDALSIPQSFQATIEWSQPRINHYFKNFIQNDPAMKLYPNPSIYYFSGSIRFIKTYWNDQRSVKYSVEEIQGNEVLSAMLNDWDEIRTLGEIVKWLTEAYKLSKRKAQQYIASLAESQLLLTEIHRPVISKASVDVEAINALIPGCRYKCIMNNINPSTLNRDIDRELLNSSFYIYSSVHVKGEVSATLQAPLTNAIALLNNILPFSPNPELELFKKAFIKRFDQQQVALTALFDPDAGIGYDHLNSIENGNIAAATLPFDRIEEAPAVINWTDLHRFLIENWPGQTSFESFIDLQKMQPSPGVFAGSVPVLPATLSVLFRPLEKGVLMEAAGGSSAVNLISRFAHFDNEILQCVKAINEYEQQESPDMIFAELSILSSQHTDNINRRPAVFHHEICINTLPSGGKNVLPLKDLYVAVRNNKVQLFSRSLGKEVHPRHTSAFNTGMHDLPLFRFLCDLQFQDIRGNLSFDPEWYLPRLKWYPRIVIGEVIVSPAKWYLNKKDLAMVITFASHYKGSYLPSVRQHFGLPEIIVLKEADQHLVINLQDNKDAGLFKSFILNKESICITEYLPTRTGLFKDPKQVRDSQFVGFLKTSRSIIEQNTMQTSLQATQRMFPPGSQWLYVKIYCNEGAADGLISLLKEIIDNKKCREIKKWFFVRYYDPDHHIRLRINYLTGDVGRLMTTLNSMLAMPLADGVVSVWPIDTYQRELERYALVDINLIESQFWKSSDLIYHLIRNGHSSDEFWQLRYVSRMFFDLAKCFLPNTEDQFQFFKERSEKLLEETGNLKQYFLQFNSEFRLYQKQIKSFLSTNDQQGKWVAQRYYKSFLQSTLNVAHFSRFAKKDDNLVLLSDLIHMHGNRCFKSQQRLQEGRVCYLLSRFLKSELYNKN, from the coding sequence CTAAAGTATCTTTCTTTCCTTTTCTGACAATGAGAAGCCCGGCTTTTCCTGTTGACGATTATGGTAGCTGCAGCCTTCAGGATTTATTAAATGTATCCGTATTTCGTTCTGCTATCGCCACTGCCAGCCCATCCTTGTTTAATGAACTATTGCAAAGTAACTTTGAATTACAGCTCCTGTCGCCGAAAGCAAAACTCAGCGTTGAAAAATATGCCAACCGGATGCATTACCGCGCTACACCATTTGGGCTGTTTGCACATGTCTCATCCGTGAAATGGGGGCAAGACGCTTTAAGTATTCCACAATCGTTTCAGGCAACAATTGAATGGAGCCAACCCCGGATCAATCATTACTTTAAAAACTTCATACAAAATGATCCGGCAATGAAGCTCTACCCCAATCCGAGTATTTACTACTTTTCAGGCAGCATAAGGTTCATCAAAACATATTGGAACGATCAACGGTCTGTCAAATATTCAGTCGAAGAGATACAAGGGAATGAAGTGCTATCCGCAATGCTAAATGACTGGGATGAAATACGAACTTTAGGAGAAATAGTGAAGTGGCTTACGGAAGCGTATAAGCTAAGCAAAAGAAAAGCGCAGCAATACATCGCTTCACTTGCCGAGTCGCAACTGCTATTAACCGAAATTCATCGCCCGGTTATCAGTAAAGCATCTGTAGATGTGGAGGCAATCAATGCACTTATACCCGGATGCCGGTATAAGTGCATCATGAATAATATAAATCCATCAACTTTAAATCGGGATATTGATCGTGAATTATTGAATTCCTCATTTTATATCTATAGCTCAGTGCATGTAAAAGGGGAGGTATCTGCAACACTACAAGCTCCTTTAACTAATGCCATCGCGTTACTAAATAACATTTTGCCATTTTCACCAAACCCAGAACTTGAGTTATTCAAAAAAGCTTTTATTAAACGCTTTGATCAGCAGCAGGTTGCGCTAACAGCCTTATTTGATCCGGATGCAGGTATCGGATATGATCATCTCAACAGCATTGAAAATGGTAATATAGCGGCCGCCACACTTCCATTTGATAGAATTGAAGAGGCGCCGGCAGTCATCAACTGGACAGATCTTCATCGTTTCTTAATTGAGAATTGGCCGGGGCAGACGAGTTTTGAATCATTCATTGATCTGCAAAAAATGCAACCTTCTCCTGGAGTATTTGCGGGTTCCGTGCCGGTATTGCCAGCAACACTATCTGTCTTGTTCAGGCCTTTGGAAAAGGGAGTGTTGATGGAAGCGGCCGGTGGATCGTCGGCTGTAAATCTGATCAGTCGATTTGCACATTTTGATAACGAAATTTTACAGTGTGTGAAAGCCATCAACGAGTATGAGCAGCAGGAGTCACCGGATATGATATTTGCAGAATTATCAATTCTTTCCTCACAACACACTGATAATATTAATCGCCGTCCAGCGGTATTTCATCATGAGATTTGCATCAACACCCTTCCCTCGGGAGGTAAAAATGTATTGCCACTCAAAGATCTTTACGTCGCTGTACGAAACAATAAAGTGCAATTGTTTTCACGCTCACTTGGAAAAGAAGTGCATCCGAGGCATACCAGCGCATTTAACACTGGTATGCATGATCTTCCTTTATTCCGTTTTCTCTGCGATCTTCAGTTTCAGGACATCAGGGGAAATTTAAGCTTTGATCCGGAGTGGTATCTGCCGCGCCTGAAATGGTACCCCAGAATAGTAATAGGAGAGGTGATTGTAAGCCCTGCAAAATGGTATTTAAATAAAAAAGATCTGGCAATGGTAATCACTTTCGCTTCGCATTATAAGGGGAGCTATTTGCCATCGGTCAGGCAGCACTTTGGCTTGCCGGAAATAATTGTTTTGAAGGAAGCTGATCAACATTTGGTTATTAACCTGCAAGATAACAAGGACGCCGGCCTTTTTAAAAGCTTTATTTTAAATAAGGAAAGCATATGTATTACAGAATATTTGCCAACGCGTACTGGTTTGTTCAAGGACCCTAAGCAGGTAAGGGATAGTCAATTTGTCGGCTTTCTAAAGACCAGCAGATCTATTATTGAGCAAAATACGATGCAAACAAGTTTACAAGCCACACAAAGGATGTTTCCACCTGGCAGCCAATGGTTGTATGTTAAAATTTATTGTAACGAAGGCGCTGCAGATGGCCTCATTTCCTTACTGAAAGAAATAATTGATAATAAAAAGTGCCGTGAAATTAAAAAGTGGTTTTTTGTCAGATATTATGATCCTGATCATCATATTCGTTTGCGGATCAACTATCTAACAGGGGATGTTGGGCGCTTGATGACTACGCTTAATTCTATGCTGGCGATGCCGCTTGCAGACGGTGTAGTTAGCGTTTGGCCGATCGATACTTATCAAAGAGAACTCGAACGCTACGCACTTGTCGATATTAATCTTATTGAGTCTCAATTCTGGAAGAGCAGTGACCTTATTTATCATCTGATCAGGAATGGCCATTCATCAGATGAGTTTTGGCAGTTACGTTATGTCTCACGGATGTTCTTTGATCTGGCAAAGTGCTTTCTTCCAAATACGGAAGATCAGTTTCAGTTCTTTAAAGAGCGATCGGAAAAACTTCTTGAAGAAACAGGGAATTTAAAACAGTATTTTTTACAATTTAACAGTGAGTTCAGGTTATATCAAAAGCAGATAAAGTCATTTCTATCCACAAATGATCAACAAGGTAAATGGGTGGCTCAAAGATATTACAAATCGTTTCTACAGTCTACGTTAAATGTTGCGCATTTCAGTCGCTTTGCTAAAAAGGATGATAATCTGGTACTGTTATCCGATCTTATTCATATGCATGGCAACCGATGCTTCAAAAGCCAGCAACGCTTGCAGGAAGGGCGTGTATGTTACCTGCTATCCAGGTTTTTAAAAAGTGAGTTGTATAATAAAAACTAA
- a CDS encoding aldose epimerase family protein, which produces MLLQDNLTDNWGIYQSQRVFQYHLHNVNGTTVSITNFGASITRIMVADANGKTDDIVLGYDSLEDYANDQHYMGSLVGRYANRIAGGIVSIDGHAYQLSTKPEGYHHHGGNSGFNKKVWNTLSCTSNSVTMRYRSADGEEGFPGNLNVEVSFLLTTENHLIINLFADTDQPTIINLTHHPYFNLAGHTAGNISSHRLQVNSDKYLPVNEMHVPTGEIVSVKNTPFDFRNEKTIGEHINDTLLAPGKGYDNTLVIEEQLTTGLKIAAKVKEPVSGRMLTVYTTEPSVHFYTGNFLNNVKGKAGAIYSRQGGFCLETQHYPDSPNHPHFPTTILWPGKGYTSTTIYSFETATAGN; this is translated from the coding sequence ATGCTTCTGCAAGATAACTTAACAGATAATTGGGGGATTTATCAGAGCCAGCGCGTATTTCAGTATCATTTACATAATGTTAATGGAACTACTGTAAGCATTACAAACTTTGGCGCCTCGATAACCAGAATAATGGTTGCAGATGCTAATGGAAAAACTGATGATATCGTTTTGGGATACGATAGCCTTGAAGATTACGCAAACGATCAACATTACATGGGTAGCCTTGTTGGGCGTTACGCCAACCGGATAGCAGGAGGAATAGTTTCTATTGATGGCCATGCTTATCAGCTAAGTACCAAACCTGAAGGCTATCATCACCATGGTGGAAATTCAGGATTTAATAAAAAGGTATGGAACACCCTCAGCTGTACTTCCAATTCTGTGACCATGCGATATCGAAGTGCTGATGGAGAAGAAGGCTTTCCAGGCAATTTAAATGTCGAGGTAAGCTTTTTGTTAACAACTGAGAACCATCTCATCATTAACTTATTTGCCGATACAGACCAGCCTACTATTATAAACCTTACGCATCATCCTTATTTTAATCTTGCAGGGCATACTGCCGGTAACATATCATCACACCGATTACAGGTTAATTCAGATAAATATCTACCGGTGAATGAAATGCATGTCCCCACAGGTGAAATAGTCTCAGTAAAAAACACTCCGTTTGATTTCAGGAATGAAAAAACCATCGGTGAACACATCAATGATACTTTATTAGCACCGGGAAAGGGTTATGATAACACATTGGTAATTGAAGAACAATTAACTACAGGCCTTAAAATAGCAGCAAAAGTAAAAGAACCTGTTAGTGGGAGAATGTTAACAGTTTATACCACTGAACCAAGCGTTCATTTTTATACCGGGAATTTCCTGAATAATGTAAAAGGAAAGGCAGGTGCAATTTATAGTAGGCAAGGCGGGTTTTGCCTTGAAACGCAGCATTATCCCGATTCACCGAATCACCCCCATTTCCCTACTACTATTTTATGGCCCGGTAAAGGCTATACCAGTACAACAATATATAGTTTTGAAACAGCTACCGCCGGTAATTAA